Proteins from one Telopea speciosissima isolate NSW1024214 ecotype Mountain lineage chromosome 1, Tspe_v1, whole genome shotgun sequence genomic window:
- the LOC122642921 gene encoding systemin receptor SR160-like, whose protein sequence is MVLTMYYSFVIFQSMELQKLLYYLTFFFVVLPAGKVSPASLDGVTRDVQLLLSFKGTILNPGVLQNWQPNQNPCYFTGVACKNSRVSALDLSSLPLNSDFRGISSFLMSVERLESLTLKNASISGNLTSASASRCSELLSELDLSGNSLSGSISDISSLSSCSGLKSLNISHNSLTFSVGPRDSGGLRLSFQALDLSYNKLSGQNVVAWVLAGGCNELKYFSVGGNKISGNIPVSSCRSLEYLDVSSNNFSGEVPSFGGCSALQHLDLSTNQFSGDIGAPLLGCQQLRFLNISSNQFSGNIPSFPSGSLLSLLLSANNFQGEIPLHLADACSTLIELDISSNHMHGTVPSSLGSCSSLEYFNLSNNNFSGEFPIETLIQMTSLKKLVLSYNNFDGSLPDSLSMLTHLELLDLSSNNISGSIPPGLCQDSKNSLHELYLQNNLFTGAIPATLSNCSHLVSLDLSFNYLTGRIPSSLGSLSQLRDLVMWFNQFQGEIPQELMYIQTLENLILDNNELTGTIPAGLSNCTNLNWISLSSNQLSGEIPAWIGRLSNLAILKLGNNSFYGSIPPQIGDCQSLIWLDLNSNHLTGTIPPTLAKQSGKIAVALIAGKSYVYLKNDGSSNCHGAGNLLEFAGIRQDELNRVPTRRQCNFTRIYIGKTAYTFNNNGSMIFLDLSYNMLEGSIPKELGNMFYLSVLNLGHNNLTGPIPPEMGSLKSVGVLDLSHNKLEGPIPNSLSGLTLLSEIDLSNNNLSGLIPDSGQLGTFPAFRYANNSGLCGYPLPVACGVGPSASNLQHHKSSRRQTSLAESVAMGLLFSLFCIFGLIIVAVESSKRRKKKDASLDLYIDSRSHSGTVNVSWKLTGAREALSINLATFEKPLRNLTFADLLEATNGFHNDSLISSGGFGDVYKAELKDGSVVAIKKLIHVSGQGDREFTAPS, encoded by the coding sequence ATGGTTCTAACTATGTATTATAGTTTCGTCATCTTCCAATCCATGGAATTGCAGAAGCTCTTATACTACCTAACATTCTTCTTTGTTGTTCTTCCCGCCGGGAAAGTGTCTCCGGCGTCGCTTGACGGAGTTACGAGAGATGTCCAACTGTTGCTTTCTTTTAAAGGTACGATTTTGAACCCCGGAGTGTTACAGAACTGGCAACCGAATCAGAATCCATGTTATTTCACAGGAGTAGCTTGTAAGAACTCGAGAGTTTCGGCTCTGGATCTGAGTTCTCTCCCTCTGAACTCCGACTTCCGGGGTATTTCTTCGTTTCTAATGAGTGTGGAGCGATTGGAGAGTTTGACGCTGAAGAATGCGAGTATTAGCGGTAACCTCACTTCGGCTTCGGCATCACGGTGTAGTGAACTGTTGAGCGAGCTCGATCTGTCGGGGAACTCTTTGTCTGGTTCCATTTCGGATATTTCAAGCTTGTCTTCGTGTTCGGGTTTGAAATCTTTGAATATTTCGCACAATTCCCTCACTTTTTCTGTCGGACCAAGGGATTCCGGTGGTTTACGGCTCAGTTTTCAGGCTCTGGATCTCTCCTACAATAAGCTTTCTGGTCAGAACGTTGTCGCTTGGGTTCTTGCTGGTGGTTGTAATGAGCTCAAGTACTTCTCTGTGGGGGGAAACAAAATCTCTGGGAATATTCCGGTATCAAGTTGCCGGAGTCTGGAGTATCTCGACGTCTCGTCCAACAATTTCTCAGGGGAAGTTCCGTCTTTTGGCGGCTGTTCTGCGTTGCAGCACCTGGACCTTTCCACGAATCAATTTTCCGGCGACATCGGCGCGCCACTCTTGGGTTGTCAGCAACTCAGATTTTTGAATATTTCCAGTAACCAATTTTCAGGCAACATTCCATCTTTTCCCAGCGGGAGTTTACTCTCTCTGTTGCTCTCCGCCAACAACTTCCAAGGCGAGATACCTCTGCATCTCGCTGATGCATGCTCAACTCTGATCGAACTTGATATTTCTTCCAATCACATGCACGGTACGGTACCTTCTAGTCTGGGTTCCTGCTCTTCTTTGGAATACTTTAATCTCTCCAATAACAACTTCTCTGGTGAATTCCCTATTGAAACTCTCATTCAAATGACTAGCTTGAAGAAACTTGTTCTGTCTTACAATAATTTTGACGGTAGTTTGCCGGATTCGTTGTCAATGCTCACACATTTGGAGTTGTTAGATCTCAGTTCTAATAATATTTCTGGATCAATTCCTCCGGGACTGTGTCAAGACTCCAAAAACAGCTTGCATGAGCTTTATCTGCAGAACAATCTCTTCACGGGTGCCATTCCGGCCACTCTCAGTAACTGCTCCCACCTGGTTTCGCTTGATCTCAGCTTCAATTACCTCACAGGGAGGATCCCGTCCAGCTTGGGATCCCTATCTCAGCTCCGGGATCTAGTAATGTGGTTTAATCAGTTTCAAGGTGAGATTCCGCAAGAGCTCATGTACATCCAGACACTCGAAAATCTGATCCTAGACAACAATGAGTTGACCGGAACTATTCCTGCTGGTTTGAGCAACTGTACCAATTTAAACTGGATCTCATTGTCGAGCAATCAGTTGAGTGGCGAAATTCCAGCATGGATTGGTCGGTTGAGTAATCTAGCAATCCTGAAGCTTGGAAACAATTCGTTCTATGGCAGTATTCCACCACAGATTGGAGACTGCCAGAGCCTGATATGGTTGGACCTCAATAGCAATCACTTGACCGGGACAATCCCTCCTACCCTTGCAAAACAATCGGGTAAGATTGCTGTTGCGTTGATTGCGGGGAAGAGTTATGTGTATCTGAAGAACGATGGGAGCAGCAACTGCCATGGAGCTGGAAACCTCCTTGAGTTTGCTGGAATCAGACAGGATGAGTTGAACAGAGTTCCTACAAGGCGCCAATGCAACTTTACTAGAATCTACATTGGTAAAACAGCATACACGTTCAACAACAATGGCTCCATGATTTTTCTTGATCTGTCATACAATATGTTGGAGGGTAGCATTCCAAAGGAGCTTGGAAACATGTTCTATCTCTCGGTTCTGAATCTGGGGCACAACAACCTCACTGGTCCCATCCCTCCTGAAATGGGAAGCTTGAAGAGTGTCGGGGTTCTTGATCTCTCTCACAATAAACTTGAAGGACCAATCCCTAATTCCCTATCTGGTCTTACTCTGCTCTCTGAGATTGATCTTTCAAACAACAACCTCTCTGGACTGATTCCTGATTCAGGTCAGTTAGGAACTTTTCCAGCTTTCAGATATGCGAATAATTCGGGTTTGTGTGGTTACCCCCTTCCTGTTGCTTGTGGAGTGGGTCCCAGTGCATCCAATCTCCAGCATCATAAGTCTAGCCGAAGGCAAACATCTCTGGCTGAAAGTGTGGCAATGGGCCTATTATTCTCCCTCTTCTGCATCTTTGGTTTGATTATTGTTGCTGTTGAAAGCagtaagaggaggaagaagaaggacgcGTCCCTGGATCTCTACATTGATAGCCGATCGCACTCAGGCACTGTAAATGTTAGCTGGAAGCTCACTGGTGCACGGGAAGCTCTAAGCATCAATCTGGCGACGTTTGAGAAGCCTCTTCGGAACCTCACCTTTGCCGATCTTCTTGAAGCCACCAATGGTTTCCACAATGACAGCCTCATCAGCTCAGGTGGCTTTGGGGATGTGTACAAAGCTGAGCTGAAGGATGGAAGTGTTGTAGCCATCAAGAAACTAATCCATGTTAGTGGGCAAGGTGATCGAGAATTCACTGCTCCCTCTTAG